The genomic window TCAATGGGCAGCAGCGCCTCGGAGCGCAGGGGCGCGCGCGCCGGCCCGTGCAGGTCGCGCGTCGCCTCGGCCAGCGGCCGCAGCACGATGTCATCGCCGCGCGGCATGCGTCGACCAGCCGCGAGCAGCCGCCCGACAGTTCCTTCGGGGCGCAGGACCAGCGGGCTGCCCGCGGCAGAGGCCTCGGCCATTGCCTGGCCATCGGGGCTTTCCATCACCAGCCGCAGGGTCTCGACCCGCAGGATCGGCGCCACGGCGCTACCCAGATTGTCCAGGAATCCGGCGAAATCGATCGGTTCAAGCAGGGCCAGCACGGCGCGGTGGATGGTGTGCATCCCCGACTGGTTGTCATAGGCGGCCGAGATCACCGATTCATGCGCGGCTTCCAGCCGGTCCAGCCGCGCCTCGAGCGCCTGCATGGCACGACCGCGAATATCGATGACATTGCTGCCGATTTCCGCCTCGCGCGCGCCGATCAGCGCGCGCATCAGGTCACGGTCGGCCAGTATCAGTTCGGGCTGCGCCAGCAGCCGTGCCCGCGTCTCGGCCGACAGCGGCTGCGATTCGGCCGACATCAGACGATCTTCTGGCCGGTCTTGGCCCAGTCGGCGTTGAACTGTTCCAGGCCCTTGTCGGTCAGCACATGATTCGCCATCGCCTTGATGACCGCGGGCGGGGCGGTGATGACATCGGCGCCGATGCGCGCGACATCGGTGATGTGGTTGACCGACCGGATCGAGGCGGCCAGGATTTCGGTATCGAAATCGTAATTGTCGTAAATCTCGCGGATCTGGGCGATCAGCTCGACCCCGTCCAGGTTGATGTCGTCCAGACGCCCGATGAAGGGGCTGATGAATGTGGCGCCCGCCTTGGCCGCCAGGATCGCCTGGGCAGGGCTGAAGCACAGGGTCACGTTGACCTTGTGCCCGTCCGAGGACAGCGCCTTGCAGGCCTTGAGCCCGTCCCAGGTCAGCGGCACCTTGACGGTGATGTTGGGGGCGATCTTGACCAGGCGCTGACCCTCGCGGATCATGTCGGCGGCCTCGCTGGCGACGACTTCGGCGCTGACCGGGCCCTCGACCAGGTCGCAGATTTCCTTGGTCACTTC from Paracoccus sp. SMMA_5_TC includes these protein-coding regions:
- a CDS encoding DUF484 family protein, translating into MSAESQPLSAETRARLLAQPELILADRDLMRALIGAREAEIGSNVIDIRGRAMQALEARLDRLEAAHESVISAAYDNQSGMHTIHRAVLALLEPIDFAGFLDNLGSAVAPILRVETLRLVMESPDGQAMAEASAAGSPLVLRPEGTVGRLLAAGRRMPRGDDIVLRPLAEATRDLHGPARAPLRSEALLPIDLGPGQLSALLLLGSTEQGRFTPAQGTDLLRFFSQVFRLVLLSWLRK
- the fsa gene encoding fructose-6-phosphate aldolase translates to MKFFVDTADVAAIRELNDLGMVDGVTTNPSLILKSGRDILEVTKEICDLVEGPVSAEVVASEAADMIREGQRLVKIAPNITVKVPLTWDGLKACKALSSDGHKVNVTLCFSPAQAILAAKAGATFISPFIGRLDDINLDGVELIAQIREIYDNYDFDTEILAASIRSVNHITDVARIGADVITAPPAVIKAMANHVLTDKGLEQFNADWAKTGQKIV